The DNA segment ATCAGCGTGTCGCGATAGGCCAGCGTCTCCTCGAACAGCCAGCCGGTGTCGAGGAAGACCACGGGCAGGGTGCGGTCGACCTCGGCCATGAGCCCGAGCAGGACGGCCGATTCCGTGCCGAAGGACGACACGAGGCACAGCTTGCCGGGGGCGACGTTGTCGATGGCGGCGGCGATGATCTCGGTCGGGGACGCCTCGGCCAGCGCACAGGACAGAGCGCCGACATCGTCCGTGCAGGGCATGGAGCGGTCGTCAACGACATCGAGGCGCTGGGCAATGGTCATTGGTCTACTCCGGGTTCATTCCGGGCGCGCGGTGCGGCCGAGCCGCTGGCGCAGAAGGCTGGGACGTTCGTCCGTCGCCGGTTGGTAGAAGGTGCTGTAGCGATGGACCGCCTCGTCAAAGGCCTTCGCATCGTCTTCCTTGATCGCCTCGATCTGGTCGAAGCCGGAACGTTGCATCAGCAGGAACTGGTCGCGCAGCACATTGCCGACCGCCCGCAGCGGACCGGACCAGCCCAGCCGCTCGCGCAGCAGGCGCGCCTGACTGTAGGCCCGCCCGTCGCGGAAGCTCGGGAACACCAGCGCGATCAGCGACAGCTGGCCGAGATAGGGTTCGATCTCGGCGATCGGCCGGTCGTTCGGCCAGATCACCCCGACCGGGGCCTGACGGCTCTTCAGCGCCTCGGCTTCCTTCAGGAAGCGGTCGACGCCGACCAGCACCGGGGCGCCCTCGGGGAGGGCGTCATCGTCGCTGACGCGGTGGAAACGGTCCTCAGTGATGCGGCCTTTCTCAATGAGCGGCATAGACGCGCTCCTTGAAAGGCTCGACGCCGAGACGGGCGACTGTGTCGACGAACAGTTCCTGCGGGGTGGCGCGCAGCTCCATATAGGTGGCGACGACGTCTTCCACGAGGCCGGGAACCTGATCGTAGGACACCGCCGGGCCGAGCAGCGTGCCGAGCTGGGCCTGCTCGTCGGCGCGCCCGCCTAGCGTGATCTGGTAGAATTCCTGGCCGTTCTTCTCGACCCCCAGAATGCCGATATGGCCGACATGGTGGTGGCCGCAGGCGTTGATGCAGCCGGAAATGTTGATGTGCAGCCGGCCGATGCCGCGCGCCTTGTCGAGATCGGCGAAGCGCTTGGCGATCTCCTGCGCCACCGGAATCGCGCGGGCATTGGCGAGCGCGCAATAGTCGAGGCCGGGGCAGGCGATGATGTCGTTGACCAGATTGACGTTGGGCGTGGCGAGGCCGGCCGCGTCGAGCCGGCGCCACAGCTCCGGCAGATCGCGACGGGCGACGCTGGGCAGGCACAGGTTCTGCTCGTGCCCGACCCGGATCTCGCCGAAGGCATAGGCGTCGGCAAGATCGGCGATGGTGTCCATCTGGTCGGCCGTGGCGTCGCCCGGAGGGGCGCCGACGGGCTTGAGCGAGATGGTGACGATGGAATAGCCCGGCACCTTGTGGGCGTGGACCGAATTGGCGAACCAGGTGGCGAAGCGCGGATCGCCCATCGCCGCCACGAATTCGGCCGGCTCGTCCTCCAGCGCCTCATAGGCGGGATAGACGAAGCGCGAGCGGATGTCGGCGATCATCTCGTCCGACAGGTGCAGCGCGCCGTCGCGGATCGCCTCCCACTCGGCCTCAACCGCCTCGGCGAAGGCCTCGGCGCCGATCTCGTGCACCAGGATCTTGATGCGCGCCTTGTAGATGTTGTCGCGGCGCCCGTACTGATTGTACACGCGCATGATGGCTTCGATGTAGCTCAGCAGCTCGCGCGCCGGCAGGAAGGGGCGGATCGACTTGCCCACGAAAGGCGTGCGTCCGAGGCCGCCGCCGACCAGAACCTCGAAGCCCAGCTCGCCCACGTCGTTGCGGTGAAGGCGCAGGCCGACATCGTGCACCTTGATCGCGGCGCGGTCGTGCCCGGCGGCGGTGATGGCGATCTTGAACTTGCGCGGCAGGTAGGTGAATTCGGGGTGCAGCGTCGAGTACTGGCGCAGGATTTCCGCCCAGATGCGCGGGTCGTCGAACTCGCCGGGCACCGCGCCGGCCCACTGGTCGGTGGTGACGTTGCGAATGCAGTTGCCCGAGGTCTGGATGCCATGGACGCCGACCTCGGCCAGTTCGGCCATAGCGTCGGGCAGGTTGTCCAGCTTGATCCAGTTGAACTGGATGTTCTGTCGGGTGGTGAAATGGCCGTAGCCGCGGTCATAGACCCGCGCGACATGGGCCATGCGGCGCAGCTGGTGCGCGGACAGCGTGCCATAGGGAATGGCGACGCGCAGCATGTAGGCGTGCAGCTGGAGATAGACGCCGTTCATCAGCCGGAGCGGCTTGAACTCGTCCTCGTTCAACGCGCCGTCCAGGCGGCGGGTCACCTGATCGCGAAACTCCGCCACCCGTTCGGCAAGGAAGGTGCGATCGAATTCGTCGT comes from the Ancylobacter pratisalsi genome and includes:
- a CDS encoding DUF934 domain-containing protein, whose amino-acid sequence is MPLIEKGRITEDRFHRVSDDDALPEGAPVLVGVDRFLKEAEALKSRQAPVGVIWPNDRPIAEIEPYLGQLSLIALVFPSFRDGRAYSQARLLRERLGWSGPLRAVGNVLRDQFLLMQRSGFDQIEAIKEDDAKAFDEAVHRYSTFYQPATDERPSLLRQRLGRTARPE
- a CDS encoding nitrite/sulfite reductase, with product MYVYDEFDRTFLAERVAEFRDQVTRRLDGALNEDEFKPLRLMNGVYLQLHAYMLRVAIPYGTLSAHQLRRMAHVARVYDRGYGHFTTRQNIQFNWIKLDNLPDAMAELAEVGVHGIQTSGNCIRNVTTDQWAGAVPGEFDDPRIWAEILRQYSTLHPEFTYLPRKFKIAITAAGHDRAAIKVHDVGLRLHRNDVGELGFEVLVGGGLGRTPFVGKSIRPFLPARELLSYIEAIMRVYNQYGRRDNIYKARIKILVHEIGAEAFAEAVEAEWEAIRDGALHLSDEMIADIRSRFVYPAYEALEDEPAEFVAAMGDPRFATWFANSVHAHKVPGYSIVTISLKPVGAPPGDATADQMDTIADLADAYAFGEIRVGHEQNLCLPSVARRDLPELWRRLDAAGLATPNVNLVNDIIACPGLDYCALANARAIPVAQEIAKRFADLDKARGIGRLHINISGCINACGHHHVGHIGILGVEKNGQEFYQITLGGRADEQAQLGTLLGPAVSYDQVPGLVEDVVATYMELRATPQELFVDTVARLGVEPFKERVYAAH